A stretch of DNA from Acomys russatus chromosome 4, mAcoRus1.1, whole genome shotgun sequence:
AATTGTGTGAATGTTATGTGAGATATCTGTGTAATGTCTATACTTCAAATCAGAaaatttttaaactattatttagaaattgtgttggtatttatCATTTGACTCTTTGTTGCTTTGGATCAGTGTGAATCTAGCCATTTGTAGTGATATTTTGCTTATGTTTTACAATTAGGAAAAGCTTGTCTACAGCAAAAACTAAGACATTTTAATTCAAAGTAAgagtataaaaggaaaaaattgaaagatttaaaaaaagttttatattgTCAAGTGcatattttaacttttacatTGAGGAGTAAGCCGTAGTTTCAGCCATGTTTTGTACGCCTGTGTTCTAACATCCACATGTACTGACTCCTAGACAGTGACCATGGCTTTGGGTCCTGAGCACATAACATCCAGagcttttgtttacatttatgaTCAAGTTCAAAGTGAGTAAGTATAAAGGAAACTATGTATTCTTGGTGAGTGAAGCGGTACACTCCTAGGGAGGGAGAGGTATgaaaatcaggaattcaaggtcattcttgacaTTATAAAGAGtactgcctgtaatcccagcactgtaggcagaagcaggcagatctttatgagttcaaggccagcctggtctacatagtagttcgagactagccagggctacatagaaagaccatgtctcaaaaagaagagcccaaaccaaacaacatcaacaacaaaacaacgtAGGGTATTCAAGAATAGTTTGAGCCACATAGGACATTGtgttaagaaaagaaactacatattacaatgaaaactttcttttttaggttAAGCTACAGAACAACATATCGTATCAGATGGCAGACATACATCATTTAAAGGGTAAGCTTTTAATTGTAGAATAAAGGTAAAGACTACTTTATGTCTGAAATCTTCAAGAATTAAGAAATAGgtgggcagggcatggtggcgcatgcctttcatcccagcactcagagagacaaagGTAGGAAggttgccatgagttcaagaccagcttggtgtccaaagcgaatccaggacagccaaggctacacagaaaaaccttgtcttgataacacacacacacacacacacacacacacacacacacacacacacacacagagagagagagagagagagagagagagagagagagagagagagagagagagagagatggctaaaccaggcagtgatggtgcacacctttaatcccagcactcagaaggcagagacaggcggatctctggacTTGTATGCTTGTGTACAAGAActtacatgcatataaaaatttttctcaaagaaaattgaACTGTAGCTTATGTGGCCATTGAGTTTCTAGGGAAAAAGATGGGCTTCTTCTACATAGTGTCTAATCTGCCGACATTACCCATTCACGTGTGAGAATGCTTTGGGGAAGTTCTCTAAGCTTAGTGCCTTGTACactctggagacaggagcctagagTCAGGAAcggatgcagaggccgtggaggagtactgcttactggcttgctttccatggcttgctcagcctgctcttctATACCATTCAAGACCATCTGCCATTTAGTTTTGGATGGAGTGATAAGAGATCGTTACAGCTTCTGTAGAAAAGAACAGGCAAGAAGAGCAAGCGCTATGCATAGACCACGTCACTTCATCTGTCGGTTTGCCTTTGGGAATTGAGGCGTGTGATGGTCTAATCTTCATGGTCCACTTGGCTGGATTTATAATCACCTTGGAAGAACAATGCTGGCCATGTCTGTGATGGAGTTTCCAGAGAGTTGTAATAGAGGATTGAAGACTCACCCTAACGTGAGTGGCACTATTCCATAGGCTTTTTAGTATAATTGTTTAAAGTTAAGGTTtcctatgtagctaaggctagcTTCAGACTTACAGTGAGTCTTACAGTAGTGGCCAGTGGCAGCTTCACTGAACATTAGCTTTGAGCTCACATTAAGAAAAGACAGTGAAGGTTTTGCGGACACCAGGACTGCAAGATGGCGTCGCTTGTGCCACTGAAGGAGAAGAAGCTCATGGAGGTTAAACTTGGAGAGCTGCCAAGCTGGATCCTGATGCGGAATTTTACCCCCAGTGGGATTGCAGGAGCCTTCTGGCAAGGTTATGACCGGTATTACAACAAGTACATCAACGCTCGGAAAGGCAGCATCTCGGGGATCACCATGGTGCCGGCAGCCTATGTGGTTTTCAGCTACTGCATTTCTTATAAGGAACTCAAACACGAGCGGTGATGGAAGTACCACTGAGAGGTCACCACGGAGGGCACGCATGCCTGACAGCGCCACCCTTGAGGAATTCCACTCTGGCGGACTCTTAATATCCTGACAACTAGTGTCCAATAAAAGGTGACTGACtggttcattttttaaagaaaagaaaatacagtggaGCTGGTcggtgctggcgcacgcctttaattccagtactcaggaggcaaaggtaagaggagctctgagatcaaggccagcctggtctatagtttctagtttcaggacagccagggccacacagagatatcctgtctgaaaaacaaaacagaaaaagaaagggggaaaaaagaaaaaggaaggaaaatacagTATAACCTGGCATCCTGGTTCAAGCCTTAAAGCTGAGAATACTCAGGGCAGAAgaagtgtatctctgtgagttccaggccagcagagtTACAgagttgtctcaaaaaaaaaaaaaaaacccataaagtgGGACTGCAATACCACTGCAGGGGATGTGATGCAGGATACATCTAAGAGCTTATGTTCACGTTCTACTGAAACAGGCAAGTGTTCTGTTCTCACGGACCTGCTGAGGAACATGGCTGGTACGGAAGTAAATACAGACTCCAAAATTgaagccaaagaaaaatgaaaaaaaaaaaaatgtcaaagttgGACATTTCTGGCGCCCCAGTGATGAAGCAGTATGGATATTTTTAGAGTTTGAGAAAGTTGAACAGCAACTAAAGCTGCTGTAGAGCTGAATAGGAGGTGTTTTGGTAGATGAGCAGGAAAAGCAGGTTTCTACAATTTGGATGAATACTGGTTCTTAGATTGGACAGGACAAGTCTGATTTTGAGAACTGGAGTCATCTCAGTGATCCTTACATGAGCCAGTCTGAACCATGAAAAAGGCATCAGTAAGCCCTGGAGCATGTTGaccagccagccttgcctactcAGTCAGCCCTAGATCTCAGTCTCAAAAGGGAGAAATAGCCTGGCAGTTGGGCGTACTTAATGCTCCTGCAgtggacccaggtttggttctagcacacacatggcagctcacagccatctgtaactccaggtgcAGCACATCTAACACCTCTGATCTCCAAGGACTcctacacatgtggtgcacagacgtaCACTCAGgtccataaaaacaaacaaacaaacaaggtgggGACACCTGAGGAGTTATatccaaggttgacctctgagcATCACACATACTATCTAACTTCCTGAGAATATGAGTAGAGAAACTGAAAATGTACATAGTTAAGAGACCAGTCCATAGATTCTCAATAGAAAGTATTGCAGTTAGTAAGTGTGATTATCCCTTATATGGCTAGAGCAACTGGCTGAGCTTCGTCAGGAGTTTCTTCGACAAGAAGACCAGCTTCAAGACTACAGGAAAAACAACACCTACCTTGTGAAGAGGTTAGACTATGAGAGGTAAGATGCTGCGTGCAGTGGCCTCTGTCCCAAGTGTCTGCTCACAACTCCGTCGTCTCTGTTGTCCTctgctctgtttctctttttcttttcattttactatATCTTTCAAATGCCCGTGGGAGTTCACAGTCTTTTAATAGTTAAACACTATGAAAACATCTCTTATATGATTTAGATTGGAGGTTTTATTGAATGGAATATGATAAGGACTCAAAGAAGAGtctttctgagaaacttccagaaaataaaaacaaccctgGGATGTGTCCTCAGAACTGCTAAGGAAGTGTGTGCTCCTGCTGTGTCTGCCTCCTCACTCACACTTCTACTTAGGGAAGAGGTGGGGAAGTTGTTAGGGCCATATACTTTTAATCAGCTTTATGgtaaaggtttgtttttatttaggtCTGCACACCAGAAGTTAGACTGAACAATTTATCTGTTTCTGACTGCTGACTACTGTAATTATCTGTGTATAATTACTGTATTATGTATCTTAACCTGCGAGTATTCAGTGATTTTCATATGTCTATAGGATTGAAGGCTAAAATCATGAGATAACTATATTTTCTAGCATATCAACTTATCAAAACTTAGTTTTTACAACTTGTGGCATCAttagaaaatttctttttctcagtatTGCTTGgaccatcaagatggctcagtgggtaaaaggcacttgctgtacaagtgtgaagacctgagtatGGTCCCCAGATCCTGTCGTGGAAAAGAGAGAATtagctcccacaagttgttctctagCGTCTACATGTGCGCCACAGTGCACTGGGGCACTCACATGGCTACAGGCAGTTacgtaggcacacacacactgtatacacaaatatgtaaCTAGTAATAGtggtaaagtaaaataattttagattgttgcatatttatttattttttgagatttttctctcttaGTATTTTActagtatatatacacaaacatacatttacCAAAAATGTTTTATCAATTAGCTGCttgtataatataaatgaaaggtttctttttaaataattgtgcTAATTTATAACGTGGATGTTTCCTCATAGCCCTACCAACATTGTTTACAGTTTGACTTTAATTTGGGAGATGAAAGAGTAAGTAGCATAATGATACCAAGATAGGAAGTTTAATCTGCGATATGACCTGACCATTAATATGTCTATGTGTTCATTACGTGTTTCTATTTGTGAGAATGTCTATTTGTGTACTTTGAGTActcatttttatctgttttgaCTTTCTTCCCCTGATACTATactgtttcttcctttccctttattcCATGGTATAGACCAAATCAGTGGTGTTGAAGAGCCATTATTTATTGGCTCTTAATTGATTGAAGCTGGCCTTGACAATTGTTTCTTTATAGGTGTAGTTTGTAAAACACTTGAGGAAGGATTGTTTGTATCggtctgctttctgcttttttcaGTTAAGTTTAGCagtgttttttttctcctgttaaaGATTGAACTGCTTTGTGACTCTGACTGTATTTCGCGGTTTCTCTCTT
This window harbors:
- the LOC127188111 gene encoding ATP synthase subunit f, mitochondrial-like; the protein is MASLVPLKEKKLMEVKLGELPSWILMRNFTPSGIAGAFWQGYDRYYNKYINARKGSISGITMVPAAYVVFSYCISYKELKHER